A stretch of Arachis hypogaea cultivar Tifrunner chromosome 15, arahy.Tifrunner.gnm2.J5K5, whole genome shotgun sequence DNA encodes these proteins:
- the LOC112748246 gene encoding protein FAR1-RELATED SEQUENCE 5-like, giving the protein MIVVVVVTRCYMQYDSGFDYYTIESCNVEDADVHSMVRDMNEEHGCNEDFDDACDVGATDIVSDEDTSDYGNVIGLSDQQIMRKVFQSKEFAYEFYCKFGRCQGFGVRKGDYGKDDDGNLIRRRFFCNRAGLRDEKYLHRLDRQRGHRPETRTNCMAKLSIYLDRENSVWKVRKVILDHHHKLTPQVMVHMIPKFRQMSDVAKAYIDGMHGYGVPTSKILNYMAGIVRGYSLLGFTKKDAYNYIDKIRRSKIADGDSNAAIVYLERKAAADPMAMARYNLTEDSMLANMFWVDGISRVEYQYFRDIVAFDSIYKKNKYNRPLVIFSGSNYKQTTIFGFGLVLNETITSYT; this is encoded by the exons atgattgttgttgttgttgttacaaGATGCTATATGCAATATGATAGTGGCTTTGACTATTACACA ATAGAATCTTGCAATGTCGAAGATGCAGATGTGCATAGCATGGTAAGGGATATGAATGAAGAGCATGGGTGTAATGAGGATTTTGACGATGCATGTGATGTCGGGGCCACAGACATTGTATCTGATGAGGATACATCAGACTACGGTAACGTTATCGGATTGAGTGACCAGCAAATAATGAGAAAGGTGTTTCAGAGTAAGGAATTTGCTTATGAATTTTATTGTAAATTTGGGAGATGCCAAGGATTCGGTGTGCGCAAGGGAGATTATGGCAAGGATGATGATGGAAATTTGATACGAAGAAGGTTCTTTTGCAATAGGGCAGGATTGAGGGATGAAAAATACCTTCATAGATTGGATAGACAAAGGGGTCACCGACCTGAAACACGGACTAATTGTATGGCGAAGTTGTCGATTTACCTAGATAGGGAAAACTCAGTATGGAAGGTTCGGAAAGTTATCTTGGATCATCATCATAAGTTGACACCGCAAGTAATGGTGCACATGATTCCAAAATTTCGTCAGATGTCAGATGTTGCAAAGGCATACATAGACGGCATGCATGGGTATGGGGTACCTACGTCTAAGATTCTCAACTACATGGCTGGAATTGTCAGAGGGTATTCTTTGTTGGGCTTTACGAAAAAAGATGCATATAACTACATCGACAAGATACGTCGTTCAAAGATTGCTGATGGTGACTCAAATGCTGCCATTGTATACCTAGAGAGAAAGGCGGCAGCCGATCCAATGGCGATGGCTAGGTATAACTTAACAGAGGATAGTATGTTAGCGAATATGTTCTGGGTGGATGGAATTAGTAGAGTCGAATACCAGTACTTCAGAGACATTGTTGCTTTCGACTCGATATACAAAAAGAATAAATACAATAGACCTTTGGTGATATTCTCCGGCTCAAACTACAAGCAAACTACGATATTTGGTTTTGGATTGGTTCTAAATGAAACTATTACATCATACACATAG
- the LOC112748245 gene encoding protein FAR1-RELATED SEQUENCE 5-like: MLENFLEVMCNKPPSIIVTDEDDAMIAAVKKIFLESTHRLCAWHLQKNVTSNGSEQMFREIFSKWLYVDMEVDEFEFQWDQAADEYGLHKNCWVMQMYEKRHIWASAYLRDKFCAGYRITSRCEGINSHVKKFLTSRYNIVDLVQNLELGVREYRNNELVAQFTSMYSTPVLTTCLDPIEKCPVAVYARVIFMQVKREIDVVGGLNFVSKRRFSTTMVYTTKEYGHPGQNVVTLFDNNSLKFECRCRFWEKEGFLCKHIFLVMKHEHLKDIPSRLILKR; the protein is encoded by the coding sequence ATGTTGGAGAATTTTTTGGAGGTTATGTGTAATAAACCTCCGTCCATTATCGTAACCGATGAGGACGATGCAATGATTGCAGCAGTGAAAAAGATTTTTCTTGAATCCACCCACCGGTTGTGTGCATGGCATTTGCAGAAGAATGTTACTTCAAATGGAAGTGAGCAAATGTTTCGTGAAATATTCTCTAAGTGGCTATATGTGGACATGGAGGTTGACGAGTTTGAGTTCCAATGGGATCAAGCTGCTGACGAGTACGGTTTGCACAAAAACTGTTGGGTAATGCAAATGTATGAAAAGAGGCACATATGGGCAAGTGCATACCTACGCGACAAGTTTTGTGCTGGATACCGGATCACATCTAGGTGTGAGGGGATAAATTCTCATGTCAAGAAATTCCTAACCTCGAGATACAATATTGTGGACCTTGTGCAAAATCTGGAGTTGGGGGTCCGTGAATACCGTAACAATGAGTTGGTtgcacaattcacttcaatgtacAGTACTCCAGTCCTCACAACATGTTTGGATCCTATTGAGAAGTGTCCTGTAGCGGTCTACGCTAGAGTAATATTTATGCAAGTTAAGAGAGAGATTGATGTTGTAGGAGGCCTTAATTTTGTGAGCAAAAGGAGGTTTTCAACGACAATGGTCTACACTACCAAAGAATATGGTCATCCTGGTCAGAACGTAGTAACCTTATTTGACAATAACTCATTAAAGTTTGAATGTCGATGTCGATTTTGGGAGAAGGAAGGATTTCTGTGTAAGCACATATTTTTAGTAATGAAGCATGAGCATTTGAAGGATATTCCAAGCCGTTTGATTCTAAAGCGATAG
- the LOC112750130 gene encoding multiple C2 domain and transmembrane region protein 10-like: protein MDSNPRDNTVSSRIQIGPQLADESLEKGKITSSTNDLVKPFTEACHSEAANVPFDRFTGPKVYHSPKLWHLRVSVIEAEHIMPGHRGPELVRFPEFVIKVQVRNFHLSTAIAAPSSTRSFSNPFWNEDLLFAVDEPFVDSLQVTVQDRIQSDNEIVVATGKVLMDTIEKRVDERPVTSSWFNLESHHGKSGDKNKASTRFVPRIHLRVFLDGGYHVFDEVKMNNSDHLIGVLYMKILGARGLEPVQIKDTIGEEQPVTIAYCVAKYGQKWCRTRNVVDSLSPEWNEEYSWEVYDLCTVVTIGVFYDRRIIENVDDDDEEASSDDCIGKVKIRLSILDTDRTYTHSYPLLIMLPSGVKRTGEIHLSTRLSCSNVSNMLLRYTMPLLPMMHYAEPITEGQRINLTNQAKSLLVSRLSREEPPLGRKVVEYMLEDDMWNLRISKANFYRMMGVGSGLFAMFRLLNEIRNWQKPAHLILFIVIVVTLMMHPKLIILAYILYIGLAGLANYRCRPRHPPGIDARLSQAEGSHPDELDEEFDTIPTTRPDDIVRMRYDRLRTIAGRIQTVVGDLTSLLERLQALVNWRDPRATTLFLVFCLVSAFASYVVPIRVLIALFGMYWLRPPWFRSKSPPLALNFFRRLPSKDDCFF from the coding sequence ATGGACTCAAACCCAAGAGATAACACGGTGTCTTCGCGCATACAAATTGGACCTCAACTTGCAGATGAGTCATTGGAGAAGGGTAAAATTACGAGTTCAACCAATGATTTAGTGAAGCCATTTACAGAGGCATGCCATTCTGAAGCTGCAAATGTTCCTTTTGATCGGTTCACAGGACCAAAAGTTTATCACTCCCCAAAACTATGGCACCTTCGAGTTTCGGTTATTGAAGCAGAGCATATCATGCCAGGGCACAGAGGACCAGAGTTGGTGAGGTTCCCCGAGTTCGTTATCAAAGTCCAAGTTAGAAACTTTCATCTGAGTACTGCGATTGCTGCTCCTAGCTCCACTCGAAGCTTCTCCAATCCTTTCTGGAATGAAGACTTGTTGTTTGCGGTTGATGAGCCGTTTGTAGATTCATTGCAGGTTACGGTTCAGGACCGGATACAATCGGACAATGAGATTGTTGTGGCTACGGGGAAAGTTTTAATGGATACTATAGAGAAGCGAGTTGATGAAAGACCTGTTACTTCGAGTTGGTTCAATCTTGAAAGCCACCACGGAAAATCAGGTGATAAGAACAAGGCAAGTACAAGGTTTGTTCCTCGGATTCACCTACGAGTCTTTTTAGATGGAggataccatgtgtttgatgaggTCAAAATGAATAACAGCGACCACCTTATTGGGGTGCTTTATATGAAAATCCTTGGTGCCAGGGGGCTTGAGCCAGTGCAAATAAAGGATACTATTGGTGAAGAGCAGCCTGTGACTATTGCATATTGTGTTGCAAAGTATGGGCAAAAATGGTGTCGAACTCGCAATGTGGTTGATAGCTTGTCGCCAGAGTGGAATGAGGAATACAGTTGGGAAGTTTATGATCTCTGTACTGTTGTTACTATTGGGGTTTTCTATGACCGTAGGATCATTGaaaatgttgatgatgatgatgaagaagcttCTTCAGATGATTGTATTGGGAAAGTGAAAATCAGATTGTCCATACTTGATACTGATAGAACTTACACTCACTCTTACCCTCTGCTGATCATGCTTCCATCTGGAGTGAAGAGAACGGGTGAAATTCATTTGAGCACGAGGCTTTCGTGTTCGAATGTGTCTAACATGCTGCTTAGATACACAATGCCATTGCTTCCCATGATGCATTATGCGGAACCCATAACCGAGGGTCAACGTATTAACTTGACTAACCAGGCCAAGAGCTTGTTGGTATCCAGGCTGAGTAGAGAAGAGCCACCACTGGGAAGGAAGGTGGTAGAGTACATGCTTGAAGATGATATGTGGAACTTAAGGATAAGCAAAGCCAATTTTTACAGGATGATGGGCGTAGGCTCGGGGCTTTTTGCCATGTTTAGGCTTCTGAATGAAATTCGTAACTGGCAAAAGCCAGCACATTTGATACTATTCATTGTCATTGTAGTCACGCTAATGATGCATCCAAAGTTAATCATTCTGGCCTATATATTATACATCGGGTTAGCGGGGTTGGCGAACTATCGTTGTCGACCACGCCACCCACCTGGTATTGATGCCAGACTTTCACAAGCTGAGGGCAGTCACCCCGATGAGCTTGACGAAGAGTTTGATACGATCCCTACAACTCGTCCCGATGATATTGTTAGGATGAGGTATGATAGGCTGAGAACTATTGCAGGAAGGATTCAAACTGTGGTTGGAGATCTGACATCACTGCTAGAACGACTCCAAGCATTGGTGAATTGGAGAGATCCAAGAGCCACCACcttatttttggtgttttgctTGGTTAGTGCTTTTGCTTCCTATGTTGTGCCCATCCGGGTTCTGATTGCGCTCTTCGGAATGTACTGGTTGAGACCACCATGGTTCAGAAGCAAATCGCCCCCTCTAGCTCTTAACTTCTTCCGTAGATTGCCATCTAAGGATGATTGTTTCTTTTGA